A window from Eubalaena glacialis isolate mEubGla1 chromosome 1, mEubGla1.1.hap2.+ XY, whole genome shotgun sequence encodes these proteins:
- the LOC133092349 gene encoding LOW QUALITY PROTEIN: olfactory receptor 6B9-like (The sequence of the model RefSeq protein was modified relative to this genomic sequence to represent the inferred CDS: inserted 1 base in 1 codon; deleted 1 base in 1 codon; substituted 2 bases at 2 genomic stop codons), whose protein sequence is VCVHGHTHSHACPCTWCWDRGQYAPESIHMSVEVRGVSARTGVQEPRPPCQVLARGEARAGLRGGQRCSSFEKGYSAPMQLSRPGPLPSTHHTCISPLSRVLRSDAPARRAMRNSTNSTETLVTDVILLGFPELCHLQGLLLGSFFAIYMVTVLENLVIVVTIRASRPLHTPMYYSLANLSVLETLYTSVTIPKLLAGLLVSARTISFSGCLTQLFLFLSLGASECLLLATMACDRYLAICHLLHXPAIMDSRLCXSLALSAWLGGFLVSFVSMALTSCLRLXGLNVLNNFFRDISPLLRLCCSGTITIKVLDFVAALAVRATFLPVTVVSYAHIVATVLSIPGGAGRQKAFSTCASHLALVAIFYTTTIFRYAWPHAVSSFDFNKLVSMVYLVVTPWLNPVIYCLQNHDIREALAQLHQAPGPS, encoded by the exons gtgtgtgtgcacgggcACACGCACTCCCACGCCTGTCCGTGTACCTGGTGCTGGGACAGGGGACAGTACGCACCTGAGAGCATCCACATGAGTGTGGAGGTAAGAGGTGTATCTGCGCGCACTGGTGTGCAGGAGCCGAGGCCCCCTTGCCAGGTGTTAGCTCGGGGCGAGGCGCGTGCTGGGCTGAGAGGGGGTCAGCGCTGCAGCAGCTTTGAGAAGGGTTACAGTGCCCCCATGCAGCTCTCACGACCCGGCCCCCTGCCCAGCACACATCACACCTGCATCTCTCCGCTGTCCAGGGTACTCAGAAGTGACGCCCCTGCCAGG AGGGCTATGAGAAACTCCACCAACTCCACTGAGACTTTGGTGACAGATGTCatcctgctgggcttccctgagcTGTGCCACCTTCAGGGGCTGCTGCTCGGGTCATTCTTCGCGATCTACATGGTGACTGTCCTGGAGAACCTGGTCATCGTGGTGACCATCAGAGCCAGCCGTCCACTGCACACACCCATGTACTACTCCCTGGCCAACCTGTCCGTGCTGGAGACCCTCTACACCTCGGTCACCATCCCCAAGCTGCTGGCTGGCCTCCTGGTCTCGGCGAGGACCATCTCCTTCTCAGGCTGCCTCACCCAGctgttcctcttcctctcccttggCGCCTCTGAGTGCTTGCTCCTGGCCACCATGGCCTGTGACCGGTACCTGGCCATCTGCCACCTGCTGCACTAGCCGGCCATCATGGACTCGAGGCTCT TGAGTCTGGCCCTCAGCGCCTGGCTGGGTGGCTTCCTGGTCTCCTTTGTGTCCATGGCTCTCACCTCCTGCCTCAGGCTCTGAGGCCTCAACGTCCTCAACAACTTCTTCCGTGACATCTCACCCCTGCTGCGGCTCTGCTGCTCCGGCACCATCACCATCAAAGTGCTGGACTTCGTGGCAGCCCTGGCTGTGCGCgcgaccttcctgccagtgaccGTGGTCTCCTATGCCCACATCGTGGCCACGGTGCTGAGCATCCCAGGAGGGGCCGGCCGCCAGAAGGCCTTCTCCACCTGTGCTTCCCACCTGGCGCTGGTGGCCATCTTCTACACCACCACCATCTTCAGGTACGCCTGGCCTCACGCCGTCAGCTCCTTCGACTTCAACAAGCTGGTGTCCATGGTCTACTTGGTTGTGACCCCATGGCTTAACCCCGTCATCTACTGCCTGCAGAACCACGACATCAGGGAGGCCCTGGCCCAACTCCACCAGGCCCCTGGCCCCTCCTAG